One segment of Haemophilus influenzae DNA contains the following:
- the moeA gene encoding molybdopterin molybdotransferase MoeA → MLTLDQARSKMLEQIPFPAQTESLNLQEAANRICAEDIISPINVPSFDNSAMDGYAVRLSDLQQSLTLSVAGKSFAGNPFQGEWQSLSAVRIMTGAMIPEGADAVIMQEQVTLNEDGTVTFSELPKPNQNIRRIGEDVEKGDVVLAQGAPLTPVSLPLLASLGIAEVKCYRQLKVGVLSTGDELVEVGKPLQSGQIYDTNRFTVKLLLEKLNCEVIDLGLLPDNQAEFEKAFIAAQSQADLVITSGGVSVGEADFTKAVLEKVGQVNFWKIAIKPGKPFAFGKLENAWFCGLPGNPVSALVTFYQLVQPLIAKLQGQKQWKKPPHFSAIATMNLKKAVGRLDFQRGFYHINEQGQIEVQSVGFQGSHLFSAFVKSNCFIVLEQERGNVTAGETVTIEPFNHLLG, encoded by the coding sequence ATGCTTACATTGGATCAAGCTCGCTCGAAAATGCTCGAACAGATTCCCTTCCCAGCTCAAACTGAAAGCCTAAATTTACAAGAAGCCGCCAATCGAATTTGTGCAGAAGATATTATTTCGCCTATCAATGTTCCCTCTTTCGATAATTCAGCAATGGATGGTTATGCTGTACGTTTATCGGATTTACAACAATCCTTAACCCTTTCAGTGGCAGGAAAATCTTTTGCAGGTAATCCATTCCAAGGGGAATGGCAATCACTAAGTGCGGTCAGAATTATGACTGGCGCGATGATTCCTGAAGGCGCAGATGCCGTGATAATGCAAGAGCAAGTAACACTCAATGAAGACGGTACCGTCACTTTTAGTGAATTGCCTAAACCAAACCAAAACATCCGCCGTATTGGAGAAGATGTAGAAAAAGGCGATGTGGTATTAGCACAAGGCGCACCTCTCACCCCTGTTTCCTTGCCATTATTAGCCTCTTTAGGCATTGCAGAAGTAAAATGCTATCGCCAATTAAAAGTCGGCGTACTCTCAACTGGCGATGAACTTGTGGAAGTCGGCAAGCCATTACAAAGCGGACAAATCTATGATACCAACCGTTTCACTGTAAAATTATTACTTGAAAAACTAAACTGTGAAGTCATTGATTTAGGGCTATTACCTGATAACCAAGCTGAATTTGAAAAAGCATTTATTGCCGCACAAAGCCAAGCCGATTTAGTGATTACCAGTGGTGGTGTTTCCGTTGGTGAAGCGGATTTCACTAAAGCGGTATTGGAAAAAGTAGGTCAAGTAAATTTCTGGAAAATTGCAATCAAACCGGGCAAACCATTCGCTTTTGGTAAATTAGAAAACGCTTGGTTCTGTGGCTTACCAGGCAATCCTGTTTCCGCATTAGTGACATTTTATCAACTTGTTCAGCCACTCATTGCTAAACTTCAAGGCCAAAAACAATGGAAAAAACCACCGCACTTTTCAGCCATTGCTACAATGAATTTGAAAAAAGCAGTAGGACGTTTAGATTTCCAACGGGGTTTTTATCACATCAATGAGCAAGGTCAAATTGAAGTACAATCAGTAGGATTTCAAGGCTCTCATCTCTTTAGTGCTTTTGTAAAAAGCAATTGTTTTATCGTTTTAGAACAAGAACGAGGCAATGTCACTGCAGGTGAAACAGTGACAATTGAGCCTTTCAATCATTTATTAGGATAA
- the folE gene encoding GTP cyclohydrolase I FolE, which translates to MNKISLDAQNVRNALIEKGIETPMIDPTQAKNERRENIAKHMNEVMKLIGLDLRDDSLEETPNRLAKMFIDEIFSGMDYANFPKMTKIKNQMKVSEMVQVNDITLTSTCEHHFVTIDGKVCVAYYPKDWVIGLSKINRIVSFFAQRPQVQERLTEQLLTAFQTILETDDVAVYVKATHFCVKARGIRDTNSYTVTSAYGGVFLEDRDTRKEFLATVQK; encoded by the coding sequence ATGAATAAAATTTCACTGGATGCGCAGAATGTAAGAAATGCCTTGATTGAGAAAGGCATTGAAACACCAATGATTGATCCAACACAGGCTAAAAATGAACGCCGAGAAAACATTGCAAAACATATGAATGAAGTGATGAAGCTGATTGGATTAGATTTGCGAGATGATAGTTTAGAAGAAACGCCAAATCGTTTAGCTAAAATGTTTATTGATGAGATTTTCAGTGGAATGGATTATGCCAATTTTCCAAAGATGACAAAAATCAAAAATCAAATGAAAGTCAGCGAAATGGTGCAAGTGAATGACATCACGCTAACAAGCACTTGTGAACATCATTTTGTGACGATTGATGGTAAAGTTTGTGTGGCGTACTATCCAAAAGATTGGGTGATTGGTCTTTCTAAAATTAATCGAATTGTCTCGTTTTTTGCGCAACGTCCACAGGTTCAAGAACGCTTAACCGAGCAACTTTTGACAGCATTCCAAACCATTCTTGAAACCGATGATGTGGCGGTATATGTGAAAGCGACCCATTTTTGCGTGAAAGCGCGTGGTATTAGAGATACAAATAGTTATACTGTCACATCTGCTTATGGTGGCGTATTTTTAGAAGATAGAGATACTCGTAAAGAATTTTTAGCCACAGTTCAAAAATAG
- a CDS encoding YcgL domain-containing protein, with the protein MLCAIYKSKKKLGSYLYVANREDFSSVPSVLLEHFGKPELVMMFNLLGRKALHNVDCNEVLETIKLQGFYLQMTKQDDGLFNSLSEIK; encoded by the coding sequence ATGCTATGTGCCATTTATAAAAGTAAAAAGAAGTTAGGAAGTTACCTTTATGTTGCTAATAGAGAGGATTTTTCTTCAGTTCCCAGCGTTTTACTCGAACATTTTGGTAAACCAGAATTAGTAATGATGTTTAATCTGCTTGGGCGTAAAGCATTACACAATGTAGATTGTAATGAAGTATTAGAAACAATTAAACTCCAAGGATTTTATTTACAAATGACAAAACAAGATGATGGTTTATTTAATAGCTTGAGTGAGATCAAATAA
- the bioD gene encoding dethiobiotin synthase, whose amino-acid sequence MSSFFVAGTDTNVGKTTAARAMIQALQGQGVQVVGYKPIACCGEESIYPVAQSENTSDYDNFVNADVLTLMNSTKENVSYQDINSYTFSHCAPMLTQDKMRIKLDKINCDLTRLNQTYQSVVVEGSFGLMTPMAEGKSFADWITQRKMPVVLVVGIKDGCVNHALLTVKVIQQLGVPLLGWIANRINPLLSHYAEIVDLLVEHIDAPLLGKIPYLHKPEEQELGHYLTNIDRLMYMQAELVK is encoded by the coding sequence ATGAGTAGTTTTTTTGTCGCAGGGACAGATACGAATGTAGGGAAAACAACAGCAGCACGCGCAATGATTCAAGCCTTGCAAGGGCAGGGCGTGCAAGTTGTCGGCTATAAACCCATTGCTTGTTGTGGAGAAGAGAGTATTTATCCTGTTGCTCAGTCAGAAAATACATCTGATTATGATAATTTTGTAAATGCTGATGTATTAACGCTGATGAATTCAACAAAAGAAAATGTGTCTTATCAGGATATTAATAGCTATACTTTTAGTCACTGTGCACCAATGCTCACACAAGATAAAATGCGGATTAAATTAGATAAAATTAATTGTGATTTAACGCGTTTGAATCAAACTTATCAATCTGTTGTGGTGGAAGGATCTTTTGGTTTAATGACACCAATGGCAGAAGGAAAAAGTTTTGCAGATTGGATTACTCAACGAAAAATGCCAGTAGTTCTTGTAGTTGGAATTAAAGATGGTTGCGTAAATCACGCTTTATTAACGGTAAAGGTTATCCAACAGTTAGGTGTACCTTTATTAGGTTGGATAGCGAATCGAATTAATCCATTATTAAGCCATTATGCAGAAATTGTTGATTTGCTTGTTGAACATATTGATGCGCCGCTTTTAGGTAAAATTCCTTATTTACATAAACCCGAAGAACAAGAATTAGGGCATTATTTAACGAATATAGATCGATTAATGTATATGCAAGCTGAATTAGTAAAATAA